TCGGTATGAAAATACTGGGCGGAAGTATAGAGGTAGGCTCCATTACCGGCGCTATAGTCAATGCGAAAATGGCGATATGCCCACAATTTACATTAGGAAGCATCACTGTAAAAAACGCTGTCTTCCTTGTGTTCCCTGATAGCGCACTTGCTTTCTCCCAAATAGAGTACCAGATAAACGGCATCATTGGATTTCCTGTAATTGAGGCCATGAAAGAGATACAGGTCACCCAGGAGGATGAATTCATCGTGCCAAAAAACAGGACACATAAAAGCGGGCAGGATATGGCGCTCGATTTCCTAACGCCTGTAATAAAAGTGAATGATGAGTACTATAGCTTTGACACAGGGGCGGTAAGCACTTCTTTATACACAAAATATTATGCAAAGCACAAAGCCGAAGTAGTTTCAGATTACCAGGAAACCGACCTGGATTTTGGCGGGGCAGGAGGGATGACCACCAAAAAAGGCTACAATATATCGATGCCTATAATTATCAACAAAAAACAGCTGACACTTGAAGGTGTACAGCTGTTTACTGAAAAAACCGATAGTGAAGAAAGTCATTTTTACGGAAACATAGGGCAGGACCTTATCAAGCAGTTCCAAAAAATGACCATTAACTTCAGTTCGATGTTTGTAAAATTTGACTAGCTAGGCACGGGAATCGTCCCTTGTTTTCTTTACTAGGCCAAT
Above is a genomic segment from Flavobacterium album containing:
- a CDS encoding retropepsin-like aspartic protease; protein product: MKRSLLLLFVLFTITCTAQKKAEKFSDEYSYAQQLLKDKNYFNAENYISENDKHFTKLERLVLQANIDNIFNRAAQSNEKIVRALDKFPDQMGDSLKLSLRRLKHANHARLFQYTEANAVVKDILATPTTYLDAAEIADYYNMGNIWTLLSGQPKQEVIVSEATYIKMTRDKAQLTNLPVKSGEVTIDFIFDTGANLSTVTETTATRLGMKILGGSIEVGSITGAIVNAKMAICPQFTLGSITVKNAVFLVFPDSALAFSQIEYQINGIIGFPVIEAMKEIQVTQEDEFIVPKNRTHKSGQDMALDFLTPVIKVNDEYYSFDTGAVSTSLYTKYYAKHKAEVVSDYQETDLDFGGAGGMTTKKGYNISMPIIINKKQLTLEGVQLFTEKTDSEESHFYGNIGQDLIKQFQKMTINFSSMFVKFD